The Saccharomyces eubayanus strain FM1318 chromosome XIII, whole genome shotgun sequence DNA segment ATCTGATCATGATGAAgacattgaaaatgaagtgaTGGAAAAAATACTTACCCAATTGACTCCCCTATCACTGATGTATTTAATCAGGTACAACGTGTCATATCCTCCTGCATCATCCGAAGAATTTATTAATAACTTGAAAGGCTTTCGAATTGAAAACCAGATCCAAGTAGGCATGAGAATAATCCTTGAATTCCTACAAGAAAAGGTACAAATACATGATATGAACGACAAATACCAAATCCTCATACCAGATAAAGACGTGGATTTGCACCGCGACGAAATCCTCATATCAGATAACAACATGGGTCTGCATCGCGACGAATTTAAGCTGATTGATATGAATGATCAAGAAATTAACATTCAGGAATATAACAATAGTGCCATTAGAAAACTAATCGAAAGAATAAATCGAATGATAAAGTTCTTGGAGAATTATGACATTCATGATAACTCCTTCTCCAGTGGTCGAGATGTTATACTCCGAAAGATATCGATGTTAATAACGCAACTACAAAGGGGTGGGACTAATGATATGAATTACTTATTAGACAATAAGGTCAATGAAATAAGACTATTGGAAATTTCGTGTAAGCAATGGGAAATTTCAAACgcattaaaaaaatagttaGAATTTacataaacaaatacaaTGGCATTTTTGCTCCTTATTGTCATCAAATCAGTAGCTTTCTGATACCCGTCATAACTTCCCatttattcatttctttattgaacGTACAACCCAGCAATTTCTTATTTGTAACGGGACAATGGCCCTCATTATTAACCAAATAGCTCATGGCGCATGGGTAACATGCCACATATCCAGTTTCCAATACGCATGGATTCTGTATGGATTTTTCACAGACAGGGCATAACTCAGTggcttcattttcatcgttGGTTTGGTCACCACTTGACGAGACAGGTGGTCTTGGAATATCTTTATCTAGGTCattcagttttttcttcaatcttGTAGTCATGTCCTGCGTGGTCCACCATTGATAAACTCTCAATACGAATATAAAAGTTGGGAAGAATTGCGAACCCGTGAAAGATAAAATCCGGAGTATGACCGataatttattttgtaaaagtGCCACGGCTGACGACATGTTTGTTCTCTGTAATCTACTATCGGGCCCCTTTGTCTCTTTGAAGCTAGATAGTGCTGGTGAAAGTGGTTTCATGGTGGTATACTCTATGTTACACAAGTACTGCAACAACGAAACAGCTCCTGTTTTTTTAGTTAGAAACAATAGCTTGATAAGTAAATTGGATAGCGCAAAGAGTTTCTTGATATAAGGGTacagtttcaaaaatactCTTTTGACCCATGTATTTCCACCATCATTACTATTACCACCCAGTATACCGCTGATTGatgctttttcaaaaatctcaTCGAGCTTGGATGTAATGTAAGGGACAATAATCTTC contains these protein-coding regions:
- the PEX12 gene encoding ubiquitin-protein ligase peroxin 12 encodes the protein MSFYSNLPSAGQPDQGSRTGGRDRVGLEPLYPTIFEIVSSQEIDSLLPTSIRYLLTNHFVANFPNKYTLQLNNYFPEWFQVAKGFVEWYHLKTYNSTFIDRFYGLQLFNSRDKNLALTQCLNPQSESSWPQGLQLTQLQKKVTFLEKIIVPYITSKLDEIFEKASISGILGGNSNDGGNTWVKRVFLKLYPYIKKLFALSNLLIKLLFLTKKTGAVSLLQYLCNIEYTTMKPLSPALSSFKETKGPDSRLQRTNMSSAVALLQNKLSVILRILSFTGSQFFPTFIFVLRVYQWWTTQDMTTRLKKKLNDLDKDIPRPPVSSSGDQTNDENEATELCPVCEKSIQNPCVLETGYVACYPCAMSYLVNNEGHCPVTNKKLLGCTFNKEMNKWEVMTGIRKLLI
- the CSI1 gene encoding Csi1p; this encodes MNIDHLGLSPLAISEVNFLHESSSSSKDHSWFLFLGFKQDQTSEVYVPINENETDSGWYVEKVIPIPVHPNLQIDQESLQRKISLVKVTQKDICVLGIIDLYRSDHDEDIENEVMEKILTQLTPLSLMYLIRYNVSYPPASSEEFINNLKGFRIENQIQVGMRIILEFLQEKVQIHDMNDKYQILIPDKDVDLHRDEILISDNNMGLHRDEFKLIDMNDQEINIQEYNNSAIRKLIERINRMIKFLENYDIHDNSFSSGRDVILRKISMLITQLQRGGTNDMNYLLDNKVNEIRLLEISCKQWEISNALKK